The Vitis riparia cultivar Riparia Gloire de Montpellier isolate 1030 chromosome 3, EGFV_Vit.rip_1.0, whole genome shotgun sequence genome includes a region encoding these proteins:
- the LOC117910908 gene encoding nucleolin-like — MPPRAAVRRPSTASALKKKPPREEKEEKEFVVGDMDRSERLELEDNDPQSDAEDDMGHYMGTEEECREQRIDGDDDLMGDMMEGEDEEEEDMGEDDVGGEHEEMMDGYEDEHHDLVKERRKRKEFEVFVGGLDRDVTEGDLFHFFRQVGDITEVRLMKNALTQKNKGFAFIRFATVEQARRAVNELKHPVINGKQCGVAPSQDSDTLFVGNICKTWTKAAVKDKLAYYGVDKYEDLTLVEDTKNEGMNRGFAFLDFSSRADALEACKRLQKRDVVFGTDRTARVAFADTFIEPDDEIMSQVRTIFLDGLPATWDEDRVRDYLKKFGRIEKIELARNMPAAKRTDFGFVTFDTHDSAVACVDSINNSELVDGERLVKVRARLSRPRQRGKSAKHARGGYLVAQGSGRGFKAPWGSSSSRMDSWKFTGRGGRSMQTRGAYDGGLKRPVGPRDRHSMMEMVPTRDGSRRRFPSPESSFGRRSPVYEKSSTKREYIQRDESFSRPAVFARDPTERRYYKDNYSSHRSEYLDSPPRNVSRAAGHRAPLYEDDDYDRYLERPTNYHDGHRHDYGSISSSKRSHSAMEEVHSRYAEPPIRHSRARFDYGGSNSGLPYDDHYGSESTSERRMGRGSRLGYDGGMRSSSGHSRGMYETRTSTTGYRRVLADDISRGNEEGMYSSYDREYMSRDYMPSRSDLGTGSYPSDYPSRRMNDGYLSGRGSGSGSYY, encoded by the exons ATGCCGCCGCGAGCCGCCGTGAGACGACCTTCGACAGCGTCTGCTCTCAAGAAGAAGCCTCCAAGAG AGGAAAAGGAGGAGAAGGAGTTTGTTGTGGGAGACATGGATAGATCAGAAAGGTTGGAGCTTGAAGATAATGACCCACAGTCTGATGCAGAAGACGATATGGGGCATTATATGGGAACAGAAGAGGAATGTCGGGAACAGAGAATTGATGGAGATGATGACCTGATGGGAGATATGATGGAAGGCGAGGATGAGGAAGAGGAGGATATGGGTGAGGATGATGTGGGAGGTGaacatgaggagatgatggatGGGTATGAAGATGAGCATCATGATTTAGTTAAAGAGCGTCGAAAGCGTAAGGAGTTTGAGGTCTTTGTTGGTGGATTGGACCGAGATGTCACAGAAGGTGATCTCTTTCACTTTTTCAGACAGGTGGGTGATATCACTGAAGTGAGACTTATGAAGAATGCCCTTACTCAGAAGAACAAGGGCTTTGCTTTCATACGGTTTGCAACTGTTGAGCAGGCTAGGCGTGCTGTCAATGAACTTAAGCATCCAGTG ATTAATGGAAAGCAATGTGGGGTAGCTCCAAGTCAAGACAGTGACACACTCTTTGTTGGTAACATATGCAAGACATGGACAAAAGCAGCT GTGAAGGATAAGCTTGCATACTACGGTGTTGACAAGTATGAAGACTTGACATTGGTTGAAGATACCAAAAATGAGGGGATGAATCGGGGATTTGCTTTTTTGGATTTCTCTTCCAGGGCAGATGCCTTGGAAGCTTGCAAACGCTTGCAAAAGAGGGATGTTGTGTTCGGTACAGATCGAACAGCAAGAGTTGCATTTGCAGACACTTTCATAGAACCTGATGACGAAATCATGTCACAG GTCAGGACGATATTCCTTGATGGGTTGCCTGCTACTTGGGATGAGGATCGTGTCAGGGATTATCTTAAAAAGTTTGGGAGGATTGAAAAGATTGAACTTGCAAGAAATATGCCAGCTGCTAAAAGAACTGATTTTGGTTTTGTGACATTTGACACTCATGATTCTGCTGTGGCTTGTGTTGACAGTATTAATAATTCTGAGCTTGTTGATGGAGAAAGGCTG GTGAAAGTTAGAGCAAGGCTGTCTAGGCCACGCCAGAGAGGTAAGTCTGCTAAGCATGCTCGAGGTGGTTATCTAGTTGCACAGGGCAGCGGTCGAGGTTTCAAGGCTCCATGGGGATCTAGTTCATCCCGCATGGATTCTTGGAAGTTTACAGGTCGTGGAGGGAGAAGTATGCAAACGCGTGGAGCATATGATGGTGGTCTTAAGCGGCCAGTTGGTCCTAGGGATAGACACTCAATGATGGAGATGGTTCCTACTAGAGATGGGAGCAGGAGACGATTTCCTTCCCCAGAGAGTTCCTTCGGTCGAAGGTCACCTG TTTATGAAAAGAGCAGCACGAAGAGGGAGTACATTCAACGTGATGAATCCTTTTCTAGGCCAGCTGTTTTTGCTAGAGACCCCACAGAGAGGCGTTATTATAAAGATAATTACTCTTCACATAGATCTGAGTATTTGGACAGTCCTCCTAGAAATGTTTCTCGTGCTGCTGGTCATAGAGCTCCTCTTTATGAAGATGATGACTATGACCGATATTTGGAACGACCCACAAACTATCATGATGGTCATAGGCATGATTATGGTTCTATTTCCAGTTCAAAACGTTCCCATTCAGCAATG GAGGAAGTTCATTCTCGTTATGCTGAGCCTCCAATTAGGCACTCGAGGGCCCGTTTTGATTATGGGGGGAGCAATTCAGGATTGCCCTATGACGACCATTATGGAAGTGAATCTACAAGTGAACGCag GATGGGCCGTGGTTCTCGTCTAGGGTATGATGGAGGTATGCGAAGTTCTTCAGGGCATTCTCGAGGAATGTATGAGACAAGAACATCAACTACTGGGTACAGAAGAG TCCTTGCAGATGATATTAGCCGGGGGAATGAAGAAGGGATGTATTCCAGCTATGACCGTGAGTATATGTCCAGGGACTACATGCCTTCTCGATCAGAT cTAGGGACAGGTTCTTACCCTTCTGACTACCCTAGTCGTCGCATGAATGATGGATACTTGAGTGGCCGAGGTTCAGGTTCAGGTTCATATTATTAA